One segment of Podospora pseudopauciseta strain CBS 411.78 chromosome 5 map unlocalized CBS411.78m_5.2, whole genome shotgun sequence DNA contains the following:
- a CDS encoding uncharacterized protein (EggNog:ENOG503P0P3; COG:S), producing MPSATLPAQTSTPVPLAPSQAKRLYGAIHLFCALNNALPHVSNPHTPDDDSIVTTPDDDRALYRCFVNKIAQICDTKHGGDTVTSAMIVQPGQVEYWIASNSRTKTQMAGVKKFLSDEILKVLGSMKGQDLEDEAKVKAVSDSLLKKVIAYCRWRLYKYLRTLVDNIGLCLESCAKDSGAEATMAGRLRELLPIAEAAVASWPHDLLSFTQETYRLLMALKKSHTSSFASFLRLKAPSSENVSKSSPENDSPASPWIKTRHAIGRLHSYTLAIRVFIVARGKWPDLFESPEVIPYPSPAKLPSPLQIKERMCTGKDLLNRLTTDVEVHDAYDFFSPQLQARDFDAGLKNSIKDPKYITTVHAEVTLLSNLRRETLCPSPGREDAHWDFFMEDKFGRYIGCSKPTCMLCDMYFDASPAKVDRRKGHGNLYHRWRVADIIQGSMVNGAVEMLVRERKNVIEEMIKTLKKEVTGLLVERRGWRGSIHDSRATPSDPFGSAVTAVGSVRGGLTEGRLMQAQAGLHGNMGSGSGSVQGRGRRGRLVLEEVEEVEDETDGDQGEYMEGESMEEVSRLMGQLSVTRGRKEEEDDDDDEGGAKL from the exons ATGCCCAGCGCAACACTCCCCGCTCAAACCTCCACACCCGTCCCGCTAGCTCCCAGCCAGGCAAAGCGACTTTATGGGGCCATTCACCTCTTCTGTGCCCTGAATAATGCACTTCCCCATGTGTCGAACCCCCATACGCCGGACGATGACTCTATTGTTACCACCCCCGACGACGATCGCGCCCTGTATAGGTGCTTTGTCAACAAGATTGCGCAAATTTGTGATACCAAGCATGGGGGAGACACCGTCACGAGCGCCATGATTGTCCAGCCTGGTCAGGTGGAATACTGGATTGCCTCTAATAGTCGCACCAAGACACAGATGGCCGGGGTCAAGAAGTTTTTGTCTGACGAGATTTTGAAAGTACTTGGAAGCATGAAAGGGCAAGATCTGGAAGACGAAGCCAAGGTCAAGGCCGTCTCGGACAGTCTGTTGAAGAAGGTCATCGCGTACTGTCGGTGGCGCCTGTACAAGTACCTCAGAACATTGGTTGACAATATTGGACTTTGCCTTGAGAGCTGCGCCAAGGACTCTGGCGCTGAGG CCACAATGGCAGGACGCCTGCGGGAGCTACTTCCGATTGCCGAGGCAGCGGTGGCCTCTTGGCCCCATGATCTCCTGTCCT TCACCCAAGAAACTTACCGCCTCCTCATGGCCCTCAAAAAATCCcacacctcctcctttgcctccttcctccgccTCAAAGCCCCCTCCTCGGAGAACGTCTCGAAATCGTCCCCAGAGAACGACAGCCCCGCTTCCCCTTGGATCAAAACTCGCCACGCCATCGGCCGCCTCCACTCATATACCCTCGCCATCCGCGTCTTCATTGTCGCCCGCGGGAAATGGCCCGACCTCTTCGAGTCCCCCGAAGTCATCCCATACCCCTCCCCAGCTAAGCTCCCCAGCCCCCTCCAGATCAAGGAAAGAATGTGCACAGGCAAAgacctcctcaaccgcctCACCACCGACGTTGAAGTTCACGACGCTTACGACTTCTTTTCCCCCCAGCTCCAAGCCAGGGATTTCGACGCCGGCCTCAAAAATTCCATCAAAGACCCCAAATACATCACCACCGTCCATGCAGAAGTAACACTCTTGTCCAACCTCCGCAGGGAGACCCTTTGCCCTTCCCCTGGCAGGGAGGATGCACATTGGGATTTCTTCATGGAGGATAAATTCGGGAGGTACATCGGCTGTTCCAAGCCCACTTGCATGCTGTGTGACATGTACTTTGATGCTTCTCCCGCCAAGGTGGATAGGAGAAAGGGACACGGCAATTTGTATCATAGGTGGAGGGTGGCGGATATCATCCAGGGGTCGATGGTGAATGGGGCAGTGGAaatgttggtgagggagaggaagaatgTGATTGAGGAGATGATCAAGACGCTGAAAAAGGAGGTGACGGggctgttggtggagaggaggggatggagggggagtatACATGATAGTCGGGCTACGCCTTCGGATCCGTTTGGGTCTGCGGTCACAGCTGTGGGGAGCGTGAGGGGTGGTTTgacggaggggaggttgatgcaAGCGCAGGCTGGCCTACATGGGAATATGGGTAGTGGAAGTGGGAGTGTTCAAGGTCGTGGTaggcgggggaggttggtgttggaggaggtggaggaggtggaggatgagactGATGGTGACCAGGGGGAATACATGGAGGGAGAGTCTATGGAGGAGGTCAGCAGATTGATGGGTCAGTTGAGTGTCACTCGCGGTCgtaaggaggaggaggatgatgatgatgatgaaggtgGCGCCAAGCTCTAG
- a CDS encoding uncharacterized protein (EggNog:ENOG503P7JH) produces MSQSQRDVFLYRRPISSFAKIPLLNKWRKATINHWTVCVSDTCYEVAATPDDPSGLSHNLCIKPKSEWIEEMQKKALEYEPINLGECKTTWPDDKIEECGKSNDIWKELFEKTYQNFLWNCQEFALWHLRCIVDNLSEKEISDRWESWNPDAMIPAILMGGGPGFAAGMAMGAAAGTAVVDMAVTGGVITLTA; encoded by the exons ATGTCACAATCACAACGAGACGTTTTCCTCTACAGGCGACCCATCAGTAGCTTTGCcaaaatccccctcctcaacaaatGGCGCAAAGCTACCATCAACCATTGGACAGTTTGCGTGAGCGACACATGCTACGAAGTCGCCGCCACACCCGACGATCCAAGCGGACTATCGCACAACCTGTGCATCAAGCCCAAGTCGGAATGGATCGAGGAAATGCAAAAGAAAGCGCTTGAATATGAGCCTATTAATTTGGGTGAATGCAAGACGACATGGCCGGATGACAAGATTGAAGAATGCGGCAAGT CAAACGATATATGGAAGGAGCTTTTTGAAAAGACATACCAAAACTTTTTATGGAACTGCCAAGAATTTGCCCTCTGGCACCTGCGGTGCATAGTAGACAATTTGAGCGAAAAGGAGATCTCGGATCGCTGGGAGAGCTGGAATCCGGATGCTATGATACCGGCAATCCTGATGGGTGGAGGGCCCGGTTTTGCGGCAGGTATGGCGATGGGTGCGGCGGCAGGTACAGCGGTTGTAGATATGGCTGTCACCGGAGGCGTCATCACATTGACG GCATAA
- a CDS encoding uncharacterized protein (EggNog:ENOG503PEYK): protein METSNYTRDSGPPKNCDTVPRSLFFRIFAFSYSAALRYHTVQPMHCIQRNQNYREAKHDVIAALARFRKTKSEELRFVQGAAALSGAAVIGVFSWPSTERTVWIAKMLWNWSLFLSFFALISSAHQRLLRLLPKDPSDELSEADLARCLSLFLQPPVPPGKGDRMFQRGISRRMVWFWQCPTMLMSFSWVLFLVGYTLHLLTPVFDASLAEFNTVVSLYFMLDPHGSRVLSYRHIACHRYRVWLHICGCQLLFLCRAVSDAHFEGQPWDY, encoded by the exons ATGGAGACATCCAACTATACCCGGGACTCGGGTCCACCCAAGAACTGCGATACAGTCCCCAGAAGTCTCTTTTTCAGAATCTTTGCCTTCAGCTATTCCGCTGCTTTACGCTACCACACCGTCCAGCCAATGCATTGTATCCAGCGCAACCAAAACTATCGCGAGGCCAAGCATGACGTCATCGCAGCACTGGCTCGTTTCCGTAAGACGAAATCAGAGGAGCTGAGATTTGTTCAAGGAGCA GCAGCGCTGTCCGGAGCAGCAGTAATAGGCGTCTTCTCCTGGCCCTCGACAGAAAGAACAGTCTGGATAGCCAAGATGCTCTGGAACTGGAGTttgtttctctctttctttgctCTGATCAGCTCGGCTCACCAACGGCTGCTCCGGCTGTTACCCAAGGACCCGAGTGATGAGCTCAGCGAGGCCGACCTGGCCAGGTGTCTCAGTCTGTTCTTGCAACCTCCTGTCCCGCCTGGGAAGGGGGACAGGATGTTCCAGCGGGGGATCAGCCGCCGTATGGTCTGGTTCTGGCAGTGTCCGACTATGCTTATGAGTTTTTCTTGGGTGTTATTTCTGGTTGGGTATACGCTTCACTTGTTGACACCGGTGTTTGACGCCTCCCTGGCGGAGTTTAATACGGTTGTGAGTTTGTATTTTATGCTCGATCCCCATGGGAGCCGTGTTCTAAGTTACCGACATATAGCCTGCCATCGTTACCGTGTGTGGCTGCACATTTGTGGTTGCcaacttctttttttgtgCCGAGCTGTGTCAGATGCGCATTTCGAAGGCCAGCCATGGGATTATTGA